Proteins from a genomic interval of Maylandia zebra isolate NMK-2024a linkage group LG15, Mzebra_GT3a, whole genome shotgun sequence:
- the bmp2b gene encoding bone morphogenetic protein 2b, whose amino-acid sequence MVAVVRSLMVLLLAQVLLEGATGLIPEVGRRKYSESGKQTPEQSESFLNDFELRLLNVFGLGRRPTPSKQAVVPQYMVDLYRMHSANGDHSTKRPKSMGKHAERAASKANTIRSFHHEESMEALASLKGKTTQQFYFNLTSIPNEELITSAELRIYRDQVMGSASPTESSISDSTPASGLHRINIYEIFGVPATQGKEPLLRLLDTRMVQDSLSRWESFDVSPAISHWTSGNGHNHGFLVEVIHPEEGEMDSKDAHRRRKHVRVSRSLHQDQDSWPQARPLLVTYGHDSRGGSVLHKREKRQAAPRKQRRKHQHKASCKRHALYVDFSDVGWNEWIVAPPGYHAFYCHGECPFPLADHLNSTNHAIVQTLVNSVNSNIPRACCVPTDLSPISLLYLDEFEKVILKNYQDMVVEGCGCR is encoded by the exons ATGGTCGCCGTGGTCCGCTCTCTCATGGTACTGCTGCTCGCTCAGGTGTTGCTGGAAGGTGCTACGGGACTAATCCCCGAGGTCGGCCGGAGGAAATACAGCGAATCCGGGAAGCAGACCCCAGAGCAGTCAGAGAGCTTCCTCAACGACTTTGAGCTTCGGCTTCTCAATGTGTTTGGACTGGGGCGCAGGCCGACCCCAAGTAAGCAAGCCGTGGTGCCGCAGTATATGGTGGACCTTTACCGTATGCATTCAGCAAACGGAGACCATAGCACCAAACGACCCAAGAGCATGgggaaacacgcagagagagCCGCCAGCAAGGCCAACACGATTAGAAGCTTTCACCATGAAG AGTCTATGGAGGCGCTGGCCAGCCTAAAAGGCAAAACGACACAGCAGTTCTACTTTAATCTCACTTCTATTCCAAATGAGGAACTCATCACCTCTGCAGAGCTACGCATTTACAGGGATCAGGTCATGGGATCTGCAAGCCCCACCGAAAGCAGCATTAGTGACAGTACTCCTGCTAGTGGCCTCCATCGTATCAACATTTATGAGATATTTGGAGTTCCTGCCACTCAGGGCAAGGAACCTCTACTACGTCTGCTGGACACTCGAATGGTGCAGGACTCTTTGAGTCGCTGGGAAAGCTTTGACGTCAGTCCCGCTATATCTCATTGGACCTCTGGGAATGGCCACAATCACGGCTTCTTGGTGGAGGTGATTCACCCAGAGGAGGGGGAGATGGACAGCAAGGATGCCCACAGACGCAGGAAACATGTCAGGGTGAGCCGGTCGCTACACCAGGACCAGGACTCGTGGCCTCAGGCTCGGCCGCTGCTTGTGACATATGGCCACGACAGCCGCGGGGGCTCAGTGCTCCACAAACGGGAAAAAAGGCAAGCAGCACCCCGCAAACAACGTAGGAAGCACCAGCACAAGGCAAGCTGCAAGAGGCATGCCTTGTACGTGGACTTCAGTGATGTGGGCTGGAATGAGTGGATAGTGGCACCCCCTGGCTACCATGCCTTTTATTGCCATGGGGAATGTCCTTTCCCCCTAGCAGACCACCTCAATTCTACTAACCACGCCATTGTGCAGACACTTGTCAACTCAGTCAACTCGAACATCCCCAGAGCCTGTTGTGTGCCCACTGACCTCAGCCCCATTTCTTTGCTCTACCTGGACGAATTTGAGAAAGTAATCCTGAAAAACTACCAAGACATGGTAGTGGAGGGATGCGGCTGCCGGTGA